In the Pygocentrus nattereri isolate fPygNat1 chromosome 19, fPygNat1.pri, whole genome shotgun sequence genome, one interval contains:
- the snorc gene encoding protein SNORC: MAFCSSSSTQSRFLLLAALAVCVAFVWTETIAEVSPTLQSDNQDTLSGGGAPSDVTTKDPFQVQTQSSFTEYEDSTDTPTVEEEGVLGPGAITAIVIAVFLGASVLLALIVITLRKFIAS, translated from the exons ATGGCCTTTTGCAGCAGCTCCAGCACTCAGTCTAGATTTCTCCTCCTAGCTGCCCTTGCTGTTTGTGTGGCTTTTGTATGGACAG AAACCATTGCTGAGGTTTCTCCCACGCTACAGAGTGATAACCAGGATACACTGTCTGGAGGGGGTGCTCCCAGTGATGTCACCACTAAAGACCCATTTCAGGTCCAGACACAGAGCTCCTTCACTGAATATGAGGACAGTACAGACACACCGACTGTGGAGGAGGAAG GTGTCCTAGGACCGGGTGCCATCACAGCCATCGTCATCGCAGTGTTCCTCGGCGCCTCCGTTCTCCTTGCCCTCATCGTCATCACACTCAGAAAATTCATTGCCTCTTAA